The following coding sequences lie in one Caretta caretta isolate rCarCar2 chromosome 28, rCarCar1.hap1, whole genome shotgun sequence genomic window:
- the TRAPPC1 gene encoding trafficking protein particle complex subunit 1 translates to MTVHNLYLFDRNGVCLHYSEWHRKKQAGISKEEEFKLMYGMLFSMRSFVGKMSPVDMKDGFLAFQTSKYKLHYYETPSGLKVVMNTDLGVGNIRDVLHQIYSNIYVEFVVKNPLCSMSEPIQSELFRAKLDGFIRGLPFFSARAG, encoded by the exons ATGACGGTGCACAACCTGTATCTCTTCGACCGCAACGGGGTCTGCCTGCACTACAGCGAGTGGCACCGCAAGAAACAGGCCGGCATCTCCAAGGAGGAG gagTTCAAACTCATGTACGGCATGCTCTTCTCCATGCGCTCCTTCGTGGGCAAGATGAGCCCCGTCGACAT GAAGGACGGGTTCCTGGCCTTTCAGACCAGCAAGTACAAGCTGCATTACTACGAGACCCCCAGCGGGCTGAAGGTCGTCATGAACACGGACCTGGGCGTGGGCAACATCCGAGACGTGCTCCACCAGATCTACAGCAAC atctACGTGGAGTTCGTGGTGAAGAACCCGCTGTGCAGCATGAGCGAACCCATCCAGAGCGAGCTCTTCCGCGCCAAGCTGGACGGCTTCATCCGTGGCCTGCCCTTCTTTTCGGCCCGGGCcggctga